ACAGCACATGGCACATGATAGATGAAAATGAAATCAATAAAGCACAAAGTATTGCATTCTTTCCTTAGGCAAGAGTAAGAGTCCTCCATTTTTTCATAATCATGATTATACCACAGAAGTTCATCCTCTAGTATCTGTTTGTCAGATGGCCTTCACTGATTATATCATGCCTATTAAAAATATGGAACTGCAGGTTATTAAGCCATATTAGAAATGAAATGAATGCACATAGAGTTCTTGCCTGCATCCAAAAGTTCTATCCAAAACCCAAACAACAATAATCCTGGTCCCCTGAGACAATCTAGTAATTTATTTCCAATAGCACAGCCAATAAATGAGGTTTAATACTCTTAAcagaaagaaaaagcaaaaagaaaaaccaTATTCTTGACAACAGAACTGGAATGCAAACTAAATGATCATTACCACCACTAATAAATCCTAGGCTAACCAAGATCGAGAAACAGAAAGCCCCAGAAGAATCTGAGAGTCTATCTGAACCCCAatataaaggagaagaaaaagaaaagtcaaTATTTTCAACAAACTGGAGTTCGAACTATAAGACCATTAACACCACAAGCAATCCCATGATCTTATCAAGATTGTGAAACAAAGAACCTGAATACTCTGCCAGAAACCCTGGCAAAAAACGCTGATCTTTTCAACCCAGATATTTTCAACCAACAGTTTTAAAACTTAGCAATAAGTGCTAAAACATAGACACCACACGAGAATCCAAGAACTCTGTCCTATgtttaaaaaaatgaaaagtaaaaagcATCTAATCTTTTCACACAAACCAGAACTAAAACAGTAAAGATCATccaatagagagagaaactaatCTTTCTAGCAAAGTAGCATTCAAACTAGACGACATTGACACTGCTTGCAAACCCATGGTCCTGTCAAGCTTCTGAAACAGAGACTCCTCGCAAGAATCCGAGAACTCTGCCCGGAACCCAATCCTTTCAACAAACAAAGCACAATCGAAACAATAAAGACCACTCAGCAATGGATAGTGAGATAGAACCTAAACTTTcaacaaattaaaattcaaaccaGAAGACATTGACACCACTTGTAATCCCATGATACAATGAAGAACTCCACCCGGAACCttaatagaaagaaagaaaaggaacaaaGAAAGTCCCTAATCTATTCAATAAACTAGAACTCAAACTATTGAGAGTCCATACTACGCAAGACCGGAGAAAAGAACCCCATCACCAGAATCTCGGAACCCTGTCCGAGAACCTAATAGGCGTTGCAATTCTGGGGTTCTTGATCGATTTCTAGGGTTCTTGATGAACTTCTAGGTTCTTGATCGATTTCTTGATCCAGTGATATCGTTACAAAGAAGAATGAAGGAGAGAGATGAAACGAAAAGGAGCTAAAGGTGTTCGAAAGAATCGagatggagaaagagagagaataccGCAATGGGAAAGACGTCGCCCTTGGTGCCGAAGGCCATGAAAACAGCTCGAGGCCTTCGACTCTCCTCCATCTCGTACTCGCCTtcgctctttttttaaaaaaaaggggaAATTTCACCTTCGCTTTGAGCTCGCGAGGTGACAGGGAGGCTATATGTACACGATGGGCAAAGGCTCGGGGGTTCCGACGCAGCAAGTCAACTCGTTATTATGCGGACGTCCATCGACGGCCACGCCTACCTTACCCAGTTACCCGTGCATCCCGGGGACTAGGGGAGTGGGGAGGCACCATGGGCTAACGAGCGAGATCGCATGAAAATATTTATGCGTGCATCTCCAGTTGAGTCGACTAGGCCTGGTCCCATTGAATTCCGCTATGACTCGATTTCGCAAGTTGAGAGCGACTAAAACAAATTGAACCCGGTCGAAAGTTCAAAGGGTGCATGCTGATTTCCAGAACATTTTTTTGTCGGGTTCGACATTATCTatcttgaattttgctcatccttatacataatacatacacatatacacacatatatatatatatagatataggtttaatgatatgatatctaattttgcaAACTGTGTATTTGGTCGAGGATCTTGATAATCTATGAatattgccttttttttttttataacaatGGATCCACATTTCATTGAATATAGCTTGGATATCCACATTTCAGGGATCCAAGACCATTAAATCCAGATTTTATTAACGTTATTTGGTGAATTATTGTGATATTCTATCTAATTATGCAAAGAGGCAAAAAGAGCTTGTGATATTGTTCTTTCTTGATTGTATTTTCCAACATGATTAGCTCTAATAGCTTACTCTCTCTATTCAAAATTTAGGATCAGGATTTGATAAAAAGGCTCAAGAAACTATTGCATCGGATTCAGATCCCAcaatcatatttaaattttattttgatggatatggtacAATAAAAATATCCATAAAATTCAAGTTGCATAAATTATACATACATGTCCTCGTGTTaacataaaaattatcaaatctaaatttagaTCTATATATGCCAGTGCCAATCCCATTAATTAGTTCAAATAATTCACATTAACAAATACTTGCACACAAACAATATAAACTACAATCCTTAAAAGGAGCTTAATTATAGCCCCTAGCATTGCTCTCCCACTACCAACAAAAACATCAAATAGCTACCAAAAACTAAAGAATAAAAAGGTTGAATCAGGATCCAAACTTTTGTATTGCGGACAAAATAACCGCACTTCAAATACATAGCTCGTTTAAGTTATATGCATATGCTTAATGTTAGGCTCATTGTAGATGATATTTGAATAGAATTAGACAGGTGAGACAAAAAGTAGTATATTAGCTTAAATGCATGTCTTACTACAATGGATCCATAGTCTTTTAACTATTTCTCAAGAAGATTTCCGCACTGAAAATcattagatatttttattttttttatttatcgacTATATCCAAAGAATtcaatctagattttttttttttcttttgatgaacGAATCCCAAGTGTTATCATTGTTATTGTCGcttctttaaatttaaaaataaaaataaaataaaatcacgaACCAATCCCGAGTGTTGTAATTAAGAGCCAACCAAATATTTTTCGGGAGGCGTGAAAATATATCCTCCTCTTTTTTTGAACAGTAATATCtcctttatttattaataaagcaatgttcaaatttttttctggTTTAAACATAAGCTTCATAAAAGTCAGAGGCTCAATTCTAAGCCGGACATCCGTTCATTTTTATTTCTAGCTGTCTTTAGTAGATGGCTTAAATCTCGGTGGCAAATAACAGATGGATGAGTATATAATTAGTGCTTATGGCTGTCCAATAATCAACGATTCCTTCTGCATACCCTAAGAGTAGGAGATCAGAtatctaaccaagtctacatttTAGTGAACGGATACATATCCTCGAATCCAAAACTAGAAGACGTTATCAACTGGGTGATGGCGCTGAATGTCGCCAGCTAGTGAAGCCAAGGATCAAATACGGGCTATTGTAAAGGAAACTCCAAGGTATAGAATAAGAGAATCCCTTGTTTTGGTACTCCAATCCTTGCCATACGGGGTCAGGCAGGAAAGAAGCAATGCCCTCGATGCTTTCACGAAGAAAAGTATATTAACCATTACACTACTACTATAAAATGGGCTATCCGTGACAGAGACATGACGTGCTCCAACACTTCACATCGTTTTTGGTGTCTCTTTGGTGTCAGAGCTGTCGGAGATTTGCAGTCCTTAGCATCTTGGGCCAAACAAACCGCTAAGCTTGAGGATGGTGAGTCACTAGAGGGAGTCTTACTTGCATAGAATgttgtcttcaaaaaaaatttcaaaactgAGACAATCAGACAGTTCTCCTGAAGtttcttggattttattttttattttttattttttgtgcttGACAGAGTTCAATATTGAATGATGCGATTCTTATTAAAGTCGGGCCACGAGGGGATTTTCTGAGCCGAAATACAGAATGGGATGAATCAAGTTATGGAAATGTGAGGCAGATCTTTATAACTCATGGAAATGCCATAAATTCCATTCAAATGTTGTATGACTTCAATGGAAATTTAGCGCTTGCACACAGGCATGGAGGGGATGGAGATAACTTTGTCTGTGTGAGTAATCCATATATTCACATTCTCTTACACATTTCTTTTAGCTGTTTTATTCAGTAGTTTCTGGTGAAATTTATGCATTCACTTTTATGAGGTTTATTCTCATCCGGCAGAGTGTCGCGAGACGATTTTTTATGAGTAATGCTTTTATTTGTTATGTGCGTCGTAGAATAGTTTAGGATGAGGGAATTTTGCATTTCATAACTAGATATACaagattaattaaatatttgtcaATTAAACCAAATTGAACTCTTTCAGGATATCGATCGATTGCCAATTCTATGATGACTCCTCTTACAATCTGATGGTTACAATCTTGAACAGTGTCCGGTTTGGGAATAAAGCAGGTATAAGGCTTGGATTTAGCCTTATACTTGCCAAACATCTTTCTGAAAACCAGACATTAGCAATTAATATCTATACCTCAAACTTGCTTATGCCATGCATAACCATTTCAAGAAATAGCTGCCATAAACAGTCCTTGGACTAAAACCATAAAACTTGATTTATGActgcctccttttctttttctaacAACAAAAATTCCTCCATCTTCCCGTCATTCCAATATTTGTATCTAAatacacatatacataaatacatacatgcatgcatacatatatctgGAGTCCTACTTTACAAATGGTCAAATGGTGAACCCGGATTCTGAGAAATTCTAACAAATGGTGAAGTAGGATCCATACAATCAAACCAAGTTTGATGTAATAAAACTCGCAATTGATGCTTACTTTCAGACTCTGATGCTGCTTATCTGTTTATTTTCAGATCAATTTTGAATCGTGGGAGTATTTGACATCCTTAACTGGATATTATGGGCCCATCGAGCACAAAGGTCCTACGGTCGTACGATCACTCACGTTAGAAAGCAACCGGACCACTTACGGACCATACGGTCGAGAAGAGGGTATCCCATTCCGTTTCAACTTCCAGACGGGTGTCAGGTTTGGTGGATTTCATGGACGTAGTAGCAGTAGTTTTCTTTCTGCCATCGGTGTATATGTTAAGACAATGGCGAAGCACTATTTCAGGCCTGATCCACCTCGATGTAACATCGCACCGCGTTTATGTTCTGCCTCGACAGAGTTGTCAGACCCATCTTCAAGTTCTCCTTTcctgcagtgattcgatctcaaGCTCCGATTCCGTGTACTTATGATATATTGGGGTCAGTTTGTAGTGTATGTAAATATTTGAGGTTATGCATTACGATATGCTGAAGATGAGTCCGCCTAGCGAAAATAAACACTGAAGTTGGTCTGTGTATGTAATAATGTGGTTTGATGCATTTGACTTGGTTTTCTGAAATAATACACTTGTCTTTGTGTGGCAAATCAGTGCCAAAAGCACATGTTATCTAGTTTTTTCAAGGCTGTTTTTTGGTATTTATAAGAATAGATCTAACTCGGTTTATAATCTCATGATCTTATTAGTTGTATTGGTCCAACCAACAAATCAAATAAGATTTTTAGCTCAATCATCCAAACAAATCTTAAAAGACGGTATTGTGGTCAATCTCTAAGTATGCCCGACTCTAGTGAAGAGCAATCTGCAAAACAAATCCACTGATCAGAATTATATCCGatgagaccctccgatgcttaagtcagtggaaaGTGGTGAACATGATATTTAATATAGAATTCGGCAGAGTTTTAGTTCAGATGTATTTTACCAACACTATCCCCCTTACCTCCTCTTTATAGGCAATTTAGGTGGTCATCGAACACGTGGGATCCCGCTTATTGTGGTACGAAAGAATAGTTAACCCCCATTATCGGACTATGATCATAGAGTTAATGAGCGGTTTATGCCCACTAACAGTCGTAGTGTGGAGTAGTTTTCCACGATTGTAGTATCATAACTGTAGATTCTGTTATACCGACTGTGTGTCGGTAATTTTGACGTACCGATTGAATGTCGGTGTTTTTGATATACCGACTGACTATCAGTCGATGACTCTAATATACCGACTGGCCATTAATCATGTAGTCGATCAAGTCATTATGATTGGTTTGTAGCTATCAGAAAAGTCGATTAGAAGTTACCGACAGTCCGTCGGCTTATCAATTGATAGTTGGCTGTCCATATCAATGGCACCGATAGAACATCGGGTGATGAGCTTTATAGATACTGTAGTCAAACCGCATCTCCTTTGGTGGTCCGGCCTTGACGGTCCACCATCCATTGCCGACACATAGTCGAGAGACCGATAACGAATCGGGAGGAGTAGGTTTGtttatcccaatagttgcccccactcccaagtccGAAGTGGCTCAGCACGTTAGACAATGGGAGTTACCATGTGTCTTTTTGAGCCCCAATTCTGCGGTCATTTCTGCTACaggtattaataatttttttgaaaatcgaAAGTTTCCAGCTATTTTATCGTTTCGATGGTTGTGCGATCAACATTAGGACGTCTAGTCGAAGGGACGGTTATTAATATTACAGTCGGTTAGACTGCCGAACGATtcgattgatttgattttaacCAGTCGAGTTCCACTACATGTCCAATGATAATTGGCTCTTGATGACTCATGCGGATAGTGCTGACATATTATGATCAGACGGTAGATTATGTCGAAAGATCCGAATGATGTTCGGCCCTCATACCACCAAGTGCCAAGATCTAGGAAGTCTTGATTTGAATAAATACATCTCGATCGTAATGATGGCAATCAGATCAGATCAGGTATAAACGGATCGGATCAGGTATAAACGAATCGGATAAAAAAACTCTGAATCCAGACCCGACCTGTTTATTTAAACAGATCAAATTCTAAAATTCGAACCCAACCCACTTAATAAATAGGTTACTCGGCCCGACCTGTTTACAACCCATTTATAacccttttaaaaaaaataaaactcaacCCATTTAATCAcccatttataaaaaaaataatacaaaaatacATGTTCTGTCTTCGACTCTTTGTGGCCAACCATCTCCGCCTTCACCCTCGCCGTATCTCCACCCAACCATCTCTCCAGCTTCCACCCCCATGCTCTCGATCGGCTCCAGCGATGTCGAAGACTTCGACGGTGGAGCCATCGAGGACATCCCCGTGGGCTACAGCTTCCACAAAGATCCGCAATAGGGCTATGCCACGGCGCCCTCTCTCTTGGGGATGCCAGACTCCAACAGGAAGGTGTATGGCGATGAGGAGGAGAACGACTAGATCTTCTCTGACAGGCTCATCATTTCAGAGCCGGAGCACATGCGGGATAGTAGGAGGAGGGGTTCACTACTTCACTCTGCAGGAGTGGCACCGATGAATAGATCTAGGTGAGGCAGAGGGAGGGGCTGAGTGGGTGAGGTGACAAAGGGAGTGGGAAGGTCATCAGAGGAGGAGGGTGACCAACGAGAGTGAAGGTGGTTCTTAAAGTGGACGATGACAGCGAGGCAGATCTGCTCGTCGATGGGGTCAGTGGCGACAAGATTGAGGACGACGAGGGTGAAGTTGGATGAGGCAGCGACAGTGGAGAGGGAAGATTTCGTGCGGCATTGAGGTTCAAGGTCAGGGGAGAGGGACTGGAGGAATCATTGGGAGAGGGTTTTGAGGGCGATGGGGTTAAAGTCTATCGGAGCGAGAAAATAAATGCACGAACAGGCAAATTTGGAGGAAATAAACACGCGTGCTCCACACTTCAAGCCCTCGTGGATCATCGTGGGAATAGACCAAAAGCCCACAGGACCACAGGCCCAAATAAATAAAaactttaaataggttaaatagattggGCAGGTGAAAAACTTTAAACCCAaatctgacccatttaataaatagattaaacatgtCGATCCATTTATGATTCGAACCTGTTTAATCCAAATCCAAACCTACTTATGATGAGTCGAATGCGGGTTAGACTGcgggtcggatcatattttgccatccCTACTCGATCGTTGATGGGCTATATATAAGGGTTGTCTTCCTCCTCCATTTGGATTTGTTTGGATCTTTTGCTGTAACTCTGAGTGCCCGAGTGATTCCTGTGGGTATCGAGAGCTCTATTAGAGGATTTTCGTGGGTGTCGAgagcatcttcttcttcttctctgcaTTTTCATGGCCGCTAGGATTCCATTAGCTTTTAGGTTGGCCCTTTCTCCTTCCCCCATTTCCTTTTTTACTTTTCTTTCAATTTCTTTTCTGCTTTTGTCAATGGCTAGTAGTAGTAGAAACGGAAAGGTTAAGGTTAGGGAAGAAGAAAGACCTGTAGATAGGATTTTCAGTCCGAAACCTTCTTGGGGTAGTCGATCAACTACTATGGTTGACAATCCTCGTCTGGATCTGGCCATAGAGGCTTCCTCTTTGATCGAATTCGCCGTTATATGCCTCCGAGAGTAGTATCATATCTCGAAACAGTTTCGGCTATCCGCACCCAATCTGGATGGTCGGGTGGTTTTTTCTCCTCCGGATCAAATAGCCTTCTATGTAGAGAATCTTCGGGCCGGCCTTCGCTTTTCGATTCTGgattttgtttgaaatatttttgattattataGAATTTGTTCGGCCTAACTTGCTCTGAATTTTATTCGACTTCTTATCAGTTTTGTCTTGTTATGTCATATGCTTCCGACCACCTTTAGGGTGTCCCTTTTTCGATCCTTCTTTGTACTTCGCCACCATTCTAAGATTGAGTGTTGGTGGTGAAAGGCCTATCTTTCATTATCGGTCTAtcttcttccatccatggatggaagaatcaattcttctttgtttcttcttctttgccATGGGACTTTTCTTCCACTTAGAGAAATTCGAGGATGAGTCCAAATGAAAATAGCAAAGTTGATGCTGCTAATAGAGATGACTTCCTCTGTTTGAAGGATATGAAAGTTCCCTAGCAATGAAAGCTGCTGATGGAGTAGAGTTTATACAATGTCAGACTTAGTTCGACACTTGCCGTAGGTATAACATAGTCGGTCTTTCATTTTTCACTTAACATTTTCTACTAAATCTCAAATTTGTTACTAAGCCTGTCATTTTCCATCTATAGCCATGTAGCCTTCAGCAGATGAGATTCGACGGGCTGCTATCCAAAAAAGGCCCGCTGTCGGTGCCAGTCCCTCTCGTGGTCCGAAGAAGAATCGGCCCGATGCACCATCGATGGTCGTCACTGAGGCCAGCACTAGATCGATCGTTGCATTGTCGGCGCCAGTGGTCCTTCCACCACTCGAAGCATCTCCGTCAGTTGCGCAATCGAGCGATCATGACGGCATCATGATTGTTGATTCACCACCTACTAGCATGGCGCCAATAGTGTCTCAGGCACCTCCAACATCCGAATGGATGGAAGCTCCAGTCGATCAGCCATCtactcaggatcgagggaaagcACCATAAGTTTCGCTCGATGGTGAGGCTCCGAAAGATTTTACGGAGTACTGCGATATTTGAGTTTTCATTGGTGAGTCGGCATTGACAAATCCGAAGCTGGCTAAGCAGCTTTTGGAGGCTATGCTTCTCCGAACTGACAGGGAGAATAGGAAGAATCAAACCATACCCGACATCTTCTCATCCTTCTATCCCATCATCCTCAGCATAAGTTGGCGTTTCATTATCTTCTTATTTTTTGTTTGCTTGCTTTGTGATATTAACTATTGAGTATTATCTTTTTCAACTGGTGCATGATATGTCAGCCGTAGAGAATAGGTTCGACGGGCTGATGGAGCTCGATCGAATATGGACGGATCAAGTTATGATTGCCAAAGCTGATAAGGAGATCGTCGATGAGCTCCTAAAGGTGGTGGAAGATCGAAAGAGGAAATACAAAGAAGATATCTCCCGACTGAAGGTTGAATTATCGTCAGCACCAGAGAAAATTGCCTCCCATGATACCTGCATTCAACAGAAGAAAAATACCATCAGCTGACTCCGAGGGGAACGCGATGACTGCTACCGCGAGCTGGAGGGTGAGCCACAGAGATATTGGGCCACTAAGTTAAAGTTGGCACTGATCGATGCAGAGTCAGTGTCCGTCAAAGAGGAGGCGAAGACTGCACAGGATGCCCTTAGTCGGGCTCAAGAGACCCTTATTTGGGCTATCGAGGACTATAAAAAATTCAAAGATTTCAAAAATGAAGTCCTCGAAGGCAATGATGAAGCTTACTGGGTTGGATATGGGGATGGCAGAAATGCCGTTGGCGATCTTTATCCAGACCTTAATTTGAGTAGCATCATCGTCTCGACTCCTAAAGAACAGATAGTAGAAGCAGCTCTGACAGTCGTGGAGACTGCTCCAGCCACTGAAGAAGTTGCGTTAGAGTCAATTGAAGCAAAGCCGACTATTATCGAAGTAAGAGAGTCCAAAGCAGTGACGGTGGTCAAAGCAGCAGCTGCGATCGACTGGTGCAATCGAACAGTAGTTGGTGTAGATAGGTGTTCTCTTTTGTTATCAAACTTAAGTCTGATTTTTGTAGCTCTTAGCAATGAAATTTCTTTCCTTTGCAACCGAATTTTAGTTCAATTTTTATAATCTTTGGTTAGATAAATGAAAGAATTTTTTCCTAAAAATGTTGAACTTTTGGAATATGATCATTATTCGTAGTAGATAATTGTTGCTAATGTAGACGAATATCAATCGGTAGTTATTGTTGTAGAGATTGTCGAACATCCTTCGGCACATTATTGCACTCGACTATAGTCGAGTCGACATGTTCAGCTCAACCATAGGCATTTCGTTCTGTCTGACCGTAGTCGGTTCGCCATTTCATTTCGTCTGACTGTAGTTGGGTCGGCATATTATTTCGTCTGATTATAATCAAGTCGGCATTTCATTTCATTCGACCGTAGTCAGATTGGTATATTGTTTCATCTAACCATAGTTGAATCGATATTTTATTCCATCCGATTGTAGTCGGATCGATATTTTTTCATTTCGTTCGATCGTAGTCAGATCGGCATATTATTCTACCCGATCATAATTAGATCTTCATATATAGTCATCTGACCTGTGTCGGTATGTAGATTTGATTGATTGGAGTCAGTTTGTAGATTTAATCGATAGGTCGTCAGTCAAACATCATATTCGTAGATAGCTAAGTATAGTTGAAAGTTGAATGCTGATCATGCCATTTTGAATATATTATAAGGACAACTTTACTGAAAATATTCGTAGATTGTCGGCATTCTACATCCAAGAGATAGTCGTTCTATCGTAGAGGAACATTGTTTTGTTGGATTGAAACATTATCGTAGGTCGTTCCGTTATAGAAGAACATAGTCGTTGTTTGGAAAGAGCTTTCAAAATCATAGATCATGATTGATTCGTCATTTAAAGAAGCTTTTCGAATTATAGATCAAGATCAATTCATTGTTTGGAGAAATTTTCTGAATCATTTGCTTCCAAAAGTCTCATCACTTAGTCATTTTGTAGCCTTTTGATTTGGCGATCTAGCTACTGAAGTTTCTGCTCGTAGATGTCCATATGCTGGGAATCCTCTCGGAGAGAGTACCTAGGAGTAGAACTTTCATTAGATAAAGGAAAAAGAATATCGTCGTTTTCCCTTATCAACTTTGTGGGGAAAAAATAGATGGTAATTGATGTGTTGAGAGTGATGAGTTGAGTGGTATGGTCCATCCCGTCGATGAGACTGTTGTCGAGGTTGCGCCACCATCGATTGTTGACTATATTTACTGGATGCTATGAACTACCTCCGTCGGTCACATTGTGAGTGATGGGCTGAGCGGTATGGCTCATCCCATCGATGAGACTGTCATCGAGGTTGGTCACCATCGATTGTTGGCTGTGTTTACTGAAGGCTATGAACTGCCTTCGTCAGTGTCTTTTTTTGCTGCACTAAGATAGTGAATTGCTAAGCATCCATGATGATGACTGAACGTGAGGATTTGGACTCTACCAATGGAGGTGGAAGATTTTTCTGGCTCAAAGATTGTCGGACGGAGCTGGTGGAAACGTTATGGGCTCTCATTTTTACTATGATGATTGAATTTTCTCCCCTATCTGGCATGCCAATCTATTGTGACTAATCTCTGAGTGCATCTGACTCTGATGAAAAGCAACTTACAAAACAAGTCCACTGGTCGGAATTATGTTTGGCATAAATTCTTCGATGCCTAAGTCAGCAGAGAGTAATGAATATGATATTTAGTGTAGAATTCGATAGAATTTTAGTCCAAATGTGTCTTACCAATGTTGTCTCCTTTATCTTCTCTTTATAGGCAATTTGGGTGTAACCGTCGAACACGTGAGATCCTGCTTATTGTGGCACAAAAGGATAGTTAACCCCCATTATCggaccatgattatgaaattagtaGGTGGTTTATACCAACTAAATAATCATGGTGTGGAGTAGTTTCTCACGATTATAGTATCATAACGGTAGATTCTGTTATACGGACTGTTTGTCGGTGATCTTGGCATACCGATTTTATGTCGATGCTTTTGATATACCAACTAACTATCAGTCAGTGACTCTGATATACCAACTGATCATCGATCATATAGTCGATCGAGTCGTTATAGTTGGTTTATAGCCATCAGAAAAGTCGATTGAAAGTTATCGACAGTCGGTCGGCTTATCGATTGATAGTTGATTGTCCGTATCTATAGCATCGATAGAACGTTGGGTGATGAGCCTTATAG
The DNA window shown above is from Elaeis guineensis isolate ETL-2024a chromosome 8, EG11, whole genome shotgun sequence and carries:
- the LOC105050467 gene encoding jacalin-related lectin 19, with amino-acid sequence MSSILNDAILIKVGPRGDFLSRNTEWDESSYGNVRQIFITHGNAINSIQMLYDFNGNLALAHRHGGDGDNFVCINFESWEYLTSLTGYYGPIEHKGPTVVRSLTLESNRTTYGPYGREEGIPFRFNFQTGVRFGGFHGRSSSSFLSAIGVYVKTMAKHYFRPDPPRCNIAPRLCSASTELSDPSSSSPFLQ